From the Toxoplasma gondii ME49 chromosome VIIa, whole genome shotgun sequence genome, one window contains:
- a CDS encoding SNARE domain-containing protein (encoded by transcript TGME49_204060~Predicted trans-membrane domain (TMHMM2.0):354-377) yields MSFQQPATPLLATSGLPYTSPGHPHNSSFSPAEGDAQPVQAASPGSASGSDSSLDRQIRTNIQTIRSNLLAIEENLGNLNRRFVSRRIVESLHDRLRETYDIVLSTERLFKDWQAEQQGQSIDVLERQRRRFLYEKLSAHFQEEIRKVQAISERVREAAERVADSSSFPETGRSEANGAEGLPRPTSAPLSPLAPGDRRRDGPGGGRSGLRATAAPQSGRGAATELSRKGRAGSPFGVVLDLENVTMMDDEREQFFVGDDEQELCNEMEDVAEHESLLQRAVAEERYRGMQRIHGQVKQANQIFKDLAQLVLQQDAGVESIESQMQAAHSHIKGAASELRIAHQMHRRSRQRRCLLLLLVFAVLSFLFYLYSSLSAVLRSPPNIAPDPTLSLSAPVALSDRSDGARDSFVAPVVDQNERPERSGLSQATIGSGELSETSPAGHVPGVGARFSIGGAVKRVLESAPMSAGGPTVFLPSALGGASADRGLLPQSPN; encoded by the exons ATGTCTTTCCAGCAGCCTGCGACGCCTCTTCTGGCGACGTCGGGATTGCCGTATACCTCGCCCGGCCACCCGCACAACTCAAGTTTCTCTCCCGCAGAAG gcgACGCGCAGCCTGTCCAAGCTGCCTCGCCGGGCTCCGCCAGCGGAAGCGATTCGTCGCTCGACCGGCAGATTCGCACCAACATTCAAACGATTCGGTCCAATCTCCTCGCGATCGAAGAAAAT cTCGGAAATTTGAATCGCCGTTTCGTGTCTCGGCGAATTGTCGAGAGCCTCCACGATCGACTGCGAGAGACCTACGACATCGTTCTGTCGACTGAGCGCCTTTTCAAAGA CTGGCAGGCAGAACAGCAAGGACAGTCAATAGACGTTTTggagcgacagcgacggcgaTTTCTGTACGAGAAGCTCTCGGCGCACTTCCAGGAAGAA ATCCGGAAAGTTCAGGCAATCTCTGAGCGGGTtcgcgaggcggcggagcGCGTCGCTGACAGCAGCTCGTTTCCGGAGACTGGCCGGTCGGAGGCGAATGGTGCCGAGGGCCTTCCGCGCCCCACATCggcgccgctgtctccgctggcGCCAGGCGATCGGCGGCGAGATGGACCCGGAGGAGGTCGGTCGGGGCTTCGCGCTACGGCGGCGCCGCAGAGCGGCCGGGGCGCGGCGACAGAGCTGTCGAGGAAAGGTCGCGCAGGTTCCCCCTTCGGAGTCGTGCTGGACTTGGAGAACGTGACGATGATGGACGATGAGCGAGAGCAGTTCTTCGTCGGAGACGACGAACAGGAACTGTGCAA CGAGATGGAGGACGTGGCGGAGCATGAGAGTCTCCTCCAG cgaGCAGTAGCTGAGGAACGGTACAGAGGCATGCAGCGCATCCACGGCCAGGTGAAGCAG GCAAATCAAATCTTTAAGGATCTCGCCCAGTTGGTTTTGCAACAGGATGCGGGCGTCGAGAGCATTGAGTCGCAGATGCAAGCGGCGCACAGCCACATCAA agggGCAGCATCGGAGCTGCGCATCGCCCACCAGATGCACAGGCGTTCGCGGCAGAG ACGGTGTCTGCTGTtacttctcgtcttcgccgttctctcctttctcttttatCTCTACTCGTCCTTGTCTGCTGTCCTGCGAAGCCCTCCAAACATCGCGCCGGACccgactctctctctgtcggccCCGGTTGCACTGTCCGACCGTTCGGATGGGGCGCGCGACTCTTTCGTCGCACCGGTCGTGGACCAGAATGAACGGCCTGAGCGCAGCGGTTTGTCGCAGGCGACAATTGGAAGTGGAGAGTTGTCTGAAACTTCGCCGGCAGGTCACGTTCCTGGGGTGGGGGCTCGTTTCTCAATTGGAGGTGCCGTGAAGCGAGTCCTTGAATCGGCGCCCATGAGCGCAGGAGGCCCGACGGTCTTTCTGCCCAGCGCCCTCGGTGGGGCGTCTGCTGACCGGGGACTTCTGCCCCAGAGTCCGAACTAG
- a CDS encoding hypothetical protein (encoded by transcript TGME49_204045), with the protein MGSSHDGVIYHDFLSDGSGLIMKRITTWGSDACLSVPEDSPSSIQHKDSDARKRLSRGLHSTPKALLWNGLPAGDAASVVDSSGPSEIGTWSGYFSVDTERAKTQVGAELGELRGLRMRGFSSYTSTS; encoded by the exons ATGGGTTCGTCCCACGATGGCGTCAT ATATCACGATTTTTTATCGGATGGTAGTGGCCTGATCATGAAGCGCATCACGACCTGGGGATCCGACGCTTGCCTCAGTGTCCCAGAGGACTCTCCAAGCTCGATACAACACAAAGACAGCGATGCTCGGAAGCGACTCTCGAGGGGCCTACACTCGACCCCAAAAG CTCTCCTCTGGAACGGCCTCCCTGCTGGGGATGCAGCATCCGTTGTGGACAGCTCAGGTCCCAGCGAAATCGGCACCTGGAGCGGATATTTTTCGGTGGACActgagagagcgaaaacaCAAG TCGGGGCGGAGCTGGGCGAACTAAGAGGCTTGCGCATGAGAGGTTTTAGTTCATATACGTCCACGTCATGA
- the RPL8 gene encoding ribosomal protein RPL8 (encoded by transcript TGME49_204020) — protein sequence MGRVIRAQRKGRGSVFRAHTHKRKGEAKLRPLDFAERRGYIKGLVKDILHDPGRGAPLAEVSFRDAYRYKLNKQRMVAVEGMYTGQFIYCGKNAALTIGNILPLNKMPEGTVVSNVEEKAGDRGTLARTSGTYATIVGHSDDGSKTRIRLPSGARKTVSGYSRGMVGIVAGGGRIDKPMLKAGNAYHKYKVKRNCWPKVRGVAMNPVEHPHGGGNHQHIGHPSTVSRMAAPGQKVGLIAARRTGLLRGGRKTKLAGKSQE from the exons ATGGGGCGCGTCATCAGAG CTCAGCGTAAGGGTCGCGGAAGCGTTTTCCGTGCCCATACGCACAAGCGtaagggagaggcgaagctCCGTCCTTTGGACTTCGCAGAACGCCGTGGCTACATCAAGGGTCTGGTGAAGGACATCCTCCACGACCCCGGCCGTggcgcgcctctcgctgaAGTCTCTTTCCGTGATGCTTACCGCTACAAGCTGAACAAGCAGCGCATGGTTGCCGTTGAAGGCATGTACACCGGCCAGTTTATCTACTGCGGCAAGAATG CGGCTTTGACTATTGGAAACATCTTGCCGTTGAACAAGATGCCGGAAGGTACCGTCGTCTCGAACGTTGAGGAGAAGGCTGGAGACCGCGGGACTCTCGCGCGCACCAGCGGCACCTACGCGACGATTGTCGGCCACAGCGACGACGGCTCTAAGACCCGTATTCGTCTTCCCTCAGGCGCCAGGAAAACCGTCAGCGGCTACTCTCGTGGCATGGTTGGCATCGTTGCgg GTGGTGGTCGTATTGACAAGCCGATGTTGAAGGCCGGAAATGCGTACCACAAGTACAAGGTGAAGAGAAACTGCTGGCCGAAGGTGCGTGGTGTGGCCATGAACCCCGTTGAGCATCCTCACGGTGGTGGTAACCACCAACACATTGGCCACCCGTCTACCGTGTCTCGTATGGCAGCTCCTGGACAGAAAGTCGGTCTTATTGCTGCGCGCAGAACCGGTCTGCTGCGTGGTGGTCGCAAGACCAAGTTGGCTGGCAAGTCTCAGGAGTAA
- the SUB1 gene encoding subtilisin SUB1 (encoded by transcript TGME49_204050~Gene product name based on ToxoDB Community Expert Annotation.~Signal peptide predicted by SignalP 2.0 HMM (probability 0.873) with cleavage site probability 0.502 at residue 23) → MGSSHAIVACAALIVLLSTNARGLRVRKDKDVLLATSFLSHHGEYQNPTGTYNLIKEIRRVEAEIEDEVETLNRDRRLHRGHNKYADDDIRQGLKGEQDMGASENIPVAELEPQDLDREAKYPVRMLIVDKRSDDDDEETKTSFVETALHSDLAQRVVKELNGHVDVLRESGVVLVDLPAQTTDKQLQELIETARAQGTIVEPDHLVQSVNTSSKGSNDPLLDRLWGMDALNVKEAWDIITTGEPNMGGRRPLVCVLDTGIDYNHPDLRDNMEVNQAERDGTLGVDDDNNGEVDDIYGANMLSKENDPADDHSHGTHVAGTIGAHGNNGIGVAGVAWAPRLLPCKFLAYTGRGYSSDAVRCIDYCVKRGADIVNHSWGGSWPSEALREAVVRTANNGLIHIFAAGNDGVDIDQTAFYPAAFSTEADGLITVANVKGDPDHGGKRIIELDRSSNYGIQRVQVACPGMWILSTVPTSGSSQEPYAEKSGTSMAAPALSGIVALMLAVNPGLSTRQVREGLRQCSVQQPLLQGKVEWGSMPDAKRCVEYALTTHAEGRHKSFIREPSTETSTPPPPPPAQPTPQPQPHPPPQPETPPCAPSPPPPTPPCAPSPSPPTPPPGSPHKPEPQTPVYPEVPRSTRSPPPSPPPTESAPEAPPSDTPSCRVPPCSSSPRSGSQPKPPQDNTTTPKMPSLSSPPTEHSTAQPPKHENDAREQEPPTDEDDFSSVKGKKLGAYESDGSPRASSCAGAGVLGVFFMVVGLTV, encoded by the exons ATGGGGTCATCTCATGCCATTGTCGCGTGTGCTGCCTTGATCGTGTTGTTATCCACCAACGCGAGAGGACTCAGGGTGcggaaagacaaagacgTACTGTTGGCAACGAGTTTTCTTTCCCACCATGGAGAATATCAGAATCCCACTGGCACATATAACCTTATCAAGGAGATTCGGAGGGTGGAAGCGGAAATCGAAGATGAGGTTGAAACActaaacagagacagaaggctgCATCGTGGGCACAACAAATATGCCG ATGACGACATCCGACAGGGGCTAAAGGGCGAGCAAGATATGGGCGCTTCAGAAAATATTCCCGTTGCGGAGCTCGAACCACAGGATTTAGATCGGGAGGCGAAGTATCCTGTGCGGATGTTGATTGTGGACAAGCGTTCTGATGATGATGATGAAGAGACCAAAACCTCGTTTGTGGAG ACGGCGCTACATTCGGATCTTGCGCAACGCGTTGTAAAGGAGCTGAACGGGCATGTGGACGTCCTTAGAGAAAGTGGCGTGGTTTTAGTGGATCTTCCAGCACAAACCACCGACAAACAACTGCAGGAATTGATCGAAACCGCCAGGGCACAAG GCACCATAGTAGAGCCGGATCACTTGGTTCAAAGTGTCAATACATCGTCGAAAGGATCAAATGACCCACTTCTGGATCGTCTCTGGGGAATGGATGCGTTGAACGTGAAAGAGGCTTGGGACATCATCACTACCGGCGAGCCTAATATG GGGGGTCGGAGGCCACTAGTTTGTGTGTTAGATACTGGCATCGATTATAATCATCCAGACTTACGGGACAACATGGAAGTGAACCAGGCAGAGAGGGACGGCACGCTTGGAGTTGACGACGACAATAACGGTGAGGTTGACGACATCTACGGGGCCAACATGCTCAGCAAGGAAAACGACCCTGCGGATGATCACTCTCACGGCACTCATGTTGCCGGAACCATCGGTGCTCACGGAAACAACGGTATAGGAGTTGCTGGTGTTGCATGGGCGCCCCGTCTGCTTCCGTGCAAATTCCTCGCCTATACAGGAAGA GGATACAGCTCGGATGCAGTCCGCTGCATCGACTACTGCGTCAAAAGGGGTGCTGATATTGTTAACCATAGCTGGGGAGGTTCATGGCCAAGTGAAGCGCTTCGTGAAGCGGTGGTGCGGACGGCGAACAACGGTCTCATTCACATCTTCGCAGCAG GAAATGACGGAGTAGATATCGACCAGACGGCCTTTTATCCAGCCGCATTCTCGACTGAAGCGGACGGGCTGATCACAGTTGCTAATGTGAAAGGAGATCCAGACCATGGAGGGAAACGTATAATTGAACTGGATCGTTCTAGTAACTATGGAATACAGCGCGTCCAGGTCGCCTGTCCAGGGATGTGGATTTTATCTACTGTCCCTACCAGCGGTTCTTCGCAAGAGCCCTATgcggagaagagcgggaCATCAATGGCTGCTCCCGCTCTCAGCG GCATCGTTGCTTTAATGCTCGCGGTGAATCCTGGACTGAGTACGCGACAGGTCAGAGAGGGTTTACGACAGTGCTCCGTCCAGCAGCCCCTTTTGCAAGGCAAAGTAGAATGGGGCAGTATGCCTGATGCTAAACGCTGCGTCGAGTATGCGCTGACAACTCACGCAGAAGGTCGGCACAAGTCTTTCATAAGGGAACCCTCAACCGAGACTTCGACACCCCCACCTCCTCCACCAGCACAGCCTACACCCCAGCCGCAGCCACATCCTCCTCCTCAACCCGAGACTCCACCATGCGCGCCTTCACCACCGCCGCCGACCCCACCATGCGCGCCTTCACCATCGCCGCCGACCCCACCCCCGGGGTCACCACACAAACCTGAACCGCAGACGCCTGTTTACCCTGAGGTTCCACGATCCACGCGGTCAccgccgccgtcgcctcccCCAACGGAATCTGCACCCGAAGCTCCTCCTTCCGATACTCCCTCATGTCGTGTGCCTCCTTGCAGCAGTTCTCCACGAAGCGGCTCTCAACCAAAGCCACCTCAAGATAACACTACTACACCGAAGATGCCCTcactctcctctccaccgaCCGAACATTCTACAGCCCAGCCACCTAAACACGAAAATGACGCACGTGAACAGGAGCCACCAACCGACGAGGATGACTTCTCATCCGTTAAGGGTAAAAAGTTAGGTGCCTACGAATCGGACGGTTCGCCTCGGGCCTCCTCCTGTGCCGGAGCAGGAGTTCTCGGTGTTTTTTTCATGGTTGTTGGACTGACCGTGTAA
- a CDS encoding hypothetical protein (encoded by transcript TGME49_204055) has protein sequence METDVQAALQWLDCPRVKRRGTLLSRDEETAERTSFRNPALSAVFSGSSWLSVLVVTVYRVPGKGFFREQAVSKSICLPACNVISFLASCCSGRHPGQWQCQAKCKPAKGARVVRHTGTEQICGSTLHEQCEDQRHSPQISLLSPKSENISDVGRESARTYMFPVLHSCRLSGSNTGLTSPTASYVSSTTRSDLLRSSSMVQEHVSPQRFLSQELPIQSQVQPFLDIIAGGVSLPG, from the exons ATGGAGACGGATGTTCAGGCGGCACTCCAGTGGCTAGATTGCCCTCGTGTTAAACGCCGTGGAACGCTTCTTAG cagagacgaagagactgCAGAGAGGACGTCCTTTCGGAatcctgctctctctgccgtcttctctggGAGTTCTTGGCTGTCTGTGCTCGTGGTCACCGTATATCGAGTTCCCGGGAAAGGTTTTTTCCGAGAGCAGGCAGTCAGCAAG TCCATTTGTCTCCCGGCGTGCAACGTCATTTCTTTCCTTGCTTCCTGCTGTAGCGGCAGACATCCCGGGCAATGGCAGTGCCAGGCGAAATGCAAACCAGCGAAAGGTGCTCGTGTAGTACGTCACACTGGAACGGAACAAATCTGCGGGTCAACACTACACG AACAGTGTGAGGATCAGCGACACTCTCCTCAGATATCCCTGCTATCCCCCAAATCTGAAAATATTTCAGATGTGGGACGGGAAAGTGCAAGGACATACATGTTTCCCGTGTTGCATTCCTGTCGGCTATCCGGCAGCAATACGG GTTTGACGTCACCAACGGCATCGTACGTTTCATCCACCACACGCAGCGACCTTTTGCGCTCGAGTAGCATGGTGCAAGAACACGTGTCTCCGCAACGGTTTCTATCGCAAGAACTGCCGATCCAGTCACAGGTGCAACCGTTCCTTGATATAATTGCCGGTGGCGTCTCTTTGCCCGGGtag
- a CDS encoding hypothetical protein (encoded by transcript TGME49_204000~Predicted trans-membrane domain (TMHMM2.0):6-24:221-244), whose translation MARSRWCASAAVLLYICLAFLAAYDSPVANAQGSEAALSHFLFDEWMSDVVPELVVPASDHESEQPVRLRRDYDKFRGQSAASALKQNRQIRTEISRILRAVEGIEARQNDSAERRIHELVLEEMREAKLKEKARRKPLKGRHKKKARPRDRTRRKAKALMGKKRQGRKVPRGTRRRKGTMMWRPWDAWAKRQGRKEKLRKNAGGRRVAHKKGFNLRRKLYFLAAIVACVVLGVFAGLMSRHILTFRTKFRV comes from the coding sequence TGGCGGCATACGACAGCCCCGTTGCCAATGCACAAGGGAGCGAAGCGGCTTTGTCTCATTTCCTCTTTGACGAGTGGATGAGTGATGTTGTGCCGGAGTTGGTCGTCCCAGCATCCGACCACGAATCCGAACAGCCCGTCCGCCTCAGAAGAGATTATGACAAATTCCGGGGGCAGAGCGCGGCGTCCGCGCTAAAACAGAACCGTCAGATTCGCACTGAGATCTCGAGAATACTGAGGGCAGTCGAGGGAATCGAAGCTAGGCAGAATGACAGTGCGGAAAGACGGATACACGAGCTGGTACTCGAGGAGATGAGGGAGGCAAAACTCAAAGAGAAGGCCAGGCGAAAACCATTGAAGGGGCGGCACAAAAAAAAGGCCCGCCCTCGCGACAGAACGCGTAGAAAAGCCAAGGCGCTCATGGGAAAGAAACGTCAAGGCAGGAAGGTGCCCAGGGGGACACGGAGGCGTAAAGGGACGATGATGTGGCGACCCTGGGACGCCTGGGCGAAACGTcaggggaggaaggagaagctgcGGAAGAACGCTGGTGGAAGGCGAGTGGCGCACAAGAAGGGCTTCAATTTGAGGCGGAAACTCTACTTTTTGGCTGCGATTGTTGCATGTGTGGTCCTTGGCGTATTCGCAGGTCTCATGTCGAGGCACATTTTGACTTTTCGGACGAAGTTTCGTGTCTAA
- a CDS encoding hypothetical protein (encoded by transcript TGME49_204010) produces the protein MGLPTNAEQVTGKTRRTMLPQNEFRQVGGGLTDSGIFLKDGTRPGRRLRMLHVWNDPTILRNKYTLGDVTPSNQKLQTILQRTEVTTMASTKGDIIFLITENEEGSRLMPTLRSSPFRLFLLSQWKTNGYRHGAENSPVFVSTTYVELPSFLSSEVSEDYQNMPYLICTPATTMCTEKAPIFSVRTFCCNAACLTQLLEAGCRNMKGLLAFHYHSRCRFG, from the coding sequence ATGGGGCTCCCCACAAACGCAGAACAAGTGACgggaaaaacaagaagaacTATGTTGCCGCAGAATGAATTTAGACAGGTAGGGGGAGGTTTGACGGACAGTGGGATTTTTCTAAAAGATGGGACCAGGCCCGGGAGAAGACTGCGGATGCTGCATGTATGGAATGACCCAACGATACTACGAAACAAATACACGCTCGGCGACGTGACTCCCTCCAATCAAAAGCTCCAGACCATCTTGCAAAGGACAGAGGTTACGACAATGGCATCGACGAAAGGGGACATTATTTTCCTCATaacggagaacgaagaaggatCCCGCCTAATGCCGACATTGAGAAGCTCGCCTTTCCGGTTGTTCCTACTCTCGCAGTGGAAGACGAACGGGTACCGACACGGTGCTGAAAACAGCCCTGTTTTCGTAAGCACAACCTATGTTGAGCTCCCGTCTTTTCTTAGTAGTGAAGTGTCTGAGGACTATCAAAATATGCCGTACCTGATTTGCACGCCAGCGACAACGATGTGTACGGAGAAGGCCCCCATTTTTTCTGTGCGTACATTCTGTTGCAACGCAGCCTGTCTGACGCAGTTGCTGGAAGCGGGCTGCCGTAACATGAAGGGTCTCCTTGCCTTCCACTACCATAGCCGCTGCCGATTTGGCTGA
- a CDS encoding hypothetical protein (encoded by transcript TGME49_204040~Predicted trans-membrane domain (TMHMM2.0):73-96:179-202:208-231:308-331:337-355:369-392:727-750:759-782) — translation MREVRGVPQTEGERSDGHQRLPPTPRSSRPALAPESAFETDGRGRTLERLQRLERMHCQLVSAIRREANQVATLLVTGLLRPVVICMLTATLMSLLLTSPSPPSLPTAPPPCFPSPDSPPSCVSSSSTADAPSEGGSVSLSSSPASSLRRSRSFVRDVSRAVCTVRRLFSLVHGEFVSHFFELGLDALLYVAVLTFGLALAIRWGWHRLLYYLMASSAAFSLVAGCGGAVYLFACRYLQPKAGAVTQNVAFPAGKAPVFRQETNGDDGGVLVATEQNSLLAFVSHSVFSTSHLKDGVSSLSVAPQLDTVLVLIALWNLCVGGAFALLWLAPLRIRSQFLVATSSAAAFTLQLLLLHFGAKYSPESPSTPTTFLLLCLAAWDIFAVLSPWGPLRWILQGLRSTDARPMPLLAYEASLARPVLPHAGVRSARMASEPAGPGAPSARDTPSGVWTPGSLWSVAEPGSPLQRGEAGETRTGVNGREVRIRMRLPEYGSRRSCLAEEQNLQLEPLAAGFLIQDERSRFDAEVRRRHISEAAAAGGDSQASRSRGRSRGQPVLEETERRGNGGSLTGVQGMAVTGVGQLGVYTPREVGRGGAEQRAPEDAECDGEGRESSKARLSFAGGEQETMRGGEEEVEDVNGRVRSRGESERHRPNTQEGRGAATREGWPTGDPLGRSNETETAEEREKILEMEIATIKQQLHRLGRGSGRAMLGLGDFVFYSLLACNLTSWSLAAGLAGSVAVWVGLIITAAGTTFGPCHFLPALPLSIVLGLGVGTGVFYFVEPQAEYLISVDAFF, via the exons ATGCGGGAGGTTCGTGGCGTCCCTCAGACTGAGGGCGAGAGGAGTGACGGACATCAGCGCCTGCCTCCCACCCCGCGCTCTTCGCGGCCCGCGCTTGCCCCCGAGAGCGCGTTCGAGACGGACGGAAGAGGTCGAACTCTGGAGAGGCTTCAGAGGCttgaacgcatgcactgccaACTTGTGAGCGCCATCCGGAGGGAGGCAAACCAAGTGGCGACGCTTCTTGTAACGGGTCTGCTTCGTCCTGTAGTCATCTGCATGCTCACTGCAACGCTCATGTCCTTGCTTTTGACCTCTCCCTCCCCTCCCAGTCTTCCCACCGCTCCCCCTCCTTGTTTTCCCTCTCCTGACTCTCCTCCTTCATGTGTCTCGTCGTCCTCTACGGCAGACGCACCTTCTGAGGGAGGcagcgtgtctctctcctcgtctcctgcgtcttcgctccGGCGCTCGCGTAGTTTCGTCCGAGACGTTTCTCGAGCCGTCTGTACAGTGCGCCGCCTCTTCAGTCTCGTTCACGGGGAGTTTGTCTCGCACTTCTTCGAACTGGGTCTCGACGCGCTCCTCTACGTCGCCGTCCTCACCTTTGGTCTGGCTCTCGCGATCCGCTGGGGATGGCATCGACTTCTCTATTACCTAATGGCTTCCTCGGCCGCCTTCAGCCTCGTTGCCGGTTGCGGAGGAGCGGTCTatttgtttgcatgcaggtaTTTGCAGCCTAAGGCAGGCGCGGTGACACAGAACGTCGCCTTTCCCGCAGGCAAGGCCCCCGTTTTCCGTCAAGAAACGAACGGAGACGATGGGGGTGTTCTCGTTGCAACTGAGCAAAACAGTCTGCTGGCTTTCGTATCACACTCCGTTTTTTCCACGAGCCACCTGAAAGATGGCGTCTCCAGTCTGTCGGTTGCTCCGCAGCTCGACACCGTGCTCGTACTCATCGCTCTCTGGAACCTCTGCGTGGGTGGGGcgtttgctcttctctggcTAGCCCCCCTCCGAATCCGAAGTCAATTCTTGGTGGCCACTTCAAGCGCCGCCGCCTTCACCCTCCAACTTCTCCTGCTTCATTTCGGTGCCAAATATAGCCCAGAATCGCCGTCGACGCCCACGAcattccttcttctctgcttggcTGCTTGGGATATCTTTGCAG TGCTCTCGCCCTGGGGACCACTTCGATGGATTTTACAGGGCTTGAGGTCTACTGACGCCAGACCAatgcctctcctcgcctacgaagcctctctcgctcgtccGGTGCTGCCGCATGCGGGCGTTAGGTCGGCGCGGATGGCTTCTGAACCGGCCGGTCCCGGTGCGCCTTCAGCCCGGGACACCCCTTCAGGTGTCTGGACACCTGGATCCCTGTGGTCAGTGGCTGAGCCCGGCTCGCCACTGCAGCGGGGGGAGGCCGGTGAAACGCGAACTGGCGTCAACGGACGTGAGGTTCGCATTCGTATGCGTCTCCCGGAATATGGCAGCAGGCGCAGCTGTCTTGCAGAGGAACAGAACTTGCAGTTGGAGCCACTGGCAGCTGGATTTCTCATTCAAGACGAACGGTCACGCTTTGACGCAGAAGTCCGGAGGCGGCATATCTCGGAGGCAGCCGCCGCGGGTGGCGACAGCCAGGCATCTAGAAGCCGCGGACGAAGCAGGGGACAGCCAGTTctcgaggaaacagagagacgaggaaatgGCGGGTCACTCACTGGTGTCCAGGGGATGGCCGTGACAGGCGTCGGACAGTTGGGTGTCTATACACCCCGAGAGgtggggagaggaggagcagaacaGCGAGCACCTGAAGATGCCGAGTGCGATGGAGAAGGGCGTGAATCAAGCaaggcgcgtctctctttcgctggcGGAGAACAGGAGACCATGAGgggtggagaggaagaagtcgaggacgTAAACGGAAGAGTTCGCTCACGCGGTGAATCCGAAAGGCATCGGCCAAACACACAAGAAGGTCGAGGTGCTGCAACACGAGAGGGGTGGCCTACAGGGGATCCGCTGGGTCGAAGCAATGAAACTGAGACAGctgaagagagggagaagattTTAGAAATGGAAATTGCGACCATCAAGCAGCAACTACACAGGCTGGGTCGAGGCAGTGGACGAGCCATGCTGGGCCTTGGCGATTTCGTCTTTTATTCCCTCCTTGCATGCAA tTTGACGAGCTGGAGCCTCGCAGCTGGACTGGCAGGAAGCGTTGCTGTGTGGGTG GGACTTATCATTACCGCTGCGGGGACGACCTTTGGTCCGTGCCACTTCCTTCCagcccttcctctctctatcgTCCTCGGCCTAGGAGTGGGAACTGGCGTCTTCTACTTTGTCGAGCCCCAG GCAGAATATCTCATTTCAGtcgacgccttcttctga